The Dyadobacter sandarakinus DNA window ATCTCATGGCCCAGCACGCTTTGCCGGCACTGAAAAAGTCGAAAGGATCAATCGTCAATATCAGTTCGAAAACGGCTGATACCGGCCAGGGAGGTACTTCCGCCTATGCTGCCGCAAATGGCGGACGCAATGCACTGACGCGTGAGTGGGCCGTTGAGCTTCTGAAATATGGCATACGCGTCAATTCTGTGATCGTGGCGGAATGCTGGACTCCGCTGTATGAAAAGTGGATTGAAACACTTCCGAACCCCAAAGAAAAGCTGGAAGAAATCGTTTCGAAGATCCCTCTTGAAAACCGCATGACAACCGCCGAAGAGATCGCGAACATGACCGCATTTCTCCTTTCAGAAAAATCCAGCCATACAACCGGTCAGCTGATTTATGTTGATGGCGGATATGTACACCTTGACCGCGCTCTGGCCAATTCATAAAGCTATGAAACTACTATCCTGCATTACGCCCGGTACATTTGAATACCAGCAGGCCGAGAAGCCTGTCCTGCAAAAGGATCATACCATTTTAAAGATCAGAAGAATAGGCATCTGCGGCACCGACCTGCATGCTTTTGAAGGTACCCAGCCTTTTTTCAACTATCCAAGAACCCTCGGCCACGAGCTGGCGGGAGAAATTGTTGAAATGGACAATGCCCCCGGTTTTTCAGTTGGTGAGGCCGTTACTTTCCTCCCCTACTTCCACTGTGGCGAGTGCATCGCCTGCCGCAATGGAAAAACCAACTGCTGCACGAGCCTGAAAGTTTCAGGTGTGCATATCGACGGTGGCATGTGCGAGTACTACTCGGTGCCTTCCCATACGCTGGTACACGGCGACGGGCTCAGCTTTGACGAACTTGCATTGGTTGAGCCACTCGCGATTGGCGCTCATGGGGTGAGACGCGCAGGTGTACAGCCGGGCGAGTTTGTGCTCGTGGTTGGTGCAGGGCCTATCGGTTTGGGAACAATGGAGTTTGCCCGCATTGCAGGCGGAAAGGTGATTGCACTTGATATCAATGATTCCCGGCTGGACTTCTGTAGACAAAAACTGGGCGTTGAATATACCGTCAATGCATTGAGCGATGATGTACCTGCGCGGCTCGCCGAAATAACGGGCGGCGACATGCCCACGGTCGTGATTGATGCAACCGGCAGCTTGCGTGCGATTAATACTGCATTTGCATACCTCGCTCACGGTGCGCGCTATGTGCTTGTGGGTTTGCAGAAAGGGGAAATTTCTTTCAGTCACCCCGATTTTCACAAGCGTGAAGCTACCCTGATGAGCAGCCGCAATGCCACGCGCGAAGATTTTACGCATGTGATTGCCTGTATGAAAAAAGGCCAGGTCGATCCCAAAACCTATATTACCCACCGGGTCACTTTCGGTGAAGTGAAGGAGCATTTTGCCAGCTGGCTTGATCCTGCAAATGGCGTGATCAAAGCAATGGTTAGCCTGGGCGGGGCTTAATAGTCCGGCATCCAATCGCTATCCAGGGGTCTGCTAGCCCGCATTTCCAACTTCGGCGAGAAAACCTGGTTGAAATATTAATTACCTCCGTAATTTTGCAGGTGCTTTGTACAAAAACACCCAGAGCATTTGAACAGTAGCTTCCTACATGAAGAACATCCGCAATTTTTGCATTATTGCCCACATTGACCACGGCAAAAGTACGCTGGCCGACCGTCTGCTGGAATTTACCAAAACAGTGACCCAGCGCGAAATGCAGGCGCAGCTTTTGGATAATATGGATTTGGAACGTGAGCGCGGTATTACGATCAAGAGCCACGCAATCCAGATGTCTTACCTATATAAAGGCGAAGAATACATTCTCAACCTGATTGATACGCCGGGCCACGTCGACTTTTCATACGAGGTGTCGCGCTCGATTGCAGCCTGCGAAGGTGCATTGCTGCTGGTAGACGCATCACAGGGAACTGAGGCGCAAACAATCTCAAACCTTTACCTGGCGATCAACCATGATCTGGTGATCATTCCGGTTCTGAACAAAATTGACCTGCCGGGCGCCATGCCGGAGGAGATTAAAGATGAAATGGTGGACTTGCTGGACTGCAAACGGGAGGATATTATCCCTGCCAGCGGTAAAGAAGGTATTGGTATAGAAGACATTCTCAATGCAATTGTAGAACGCATTCCCGCGCCAGCCGGCGAGCCCGACGGACCTTTGCAGGCGCTGATCTTTGACTCGGTTTTCAACTCGTACCGGGGTATTGAAGTAATTTTCCGGGTTAAAAACGGCAGCATCAGAAAAGGTGATAAGGTCAAGTTTATGGCCACCGGAAAGGAATACATTGCCGACGAAATCGGTACATTGGGTTTGCAGCAGATACCGAAGCAAATTGTTGAATGCGGGGACGTAGGCTACCTGATTTCAGGTATTAAAGTGGCCAAAGAGGTAAAGGTCGGAGATACAGTCACGCACACAGACCGCCCTGCCAAGGATGCCATCGTCGGTTTTTCGGAGGTAAAGCCTATGGTATTTGCGGGGATTTATCCGGTGGATACCAGCGAGTTTGAGGAATTGCGCGAGGCGATGGAAAAGCTGCAGTTGAACGATGCGGCGCTTGTATGGGAACCTGAAACATCGGCTGCATTGGGCTTTGGTTTCCGTTGCGGGTTCCTGGGTATGCTACACATGGAAATTGTGCAGGAGCGCCTCGAACGTGAATTTGACATGACAGTGATCACCACCGTTCCCTCGGTACAGTTCAGGGTGATCAATACAAAAGACAAGCTTCTCAATATCAGTGCGCCTTCCGAAATGCCGGAACCGAACTTGATCAAAATCATTGAGGAGCCTTACATTAATGCCCAGATCATTTCCAAGGCAGAGTACATCGGTCCTATCCTGAACCTTTGTATGGACAAGCGCGGGATTTTGAAAAATCAGGTGTACCTGACGGCCGACCGCGTGGAGCTGCAATTCCTGATACCGCTGGCAGAAGTTGTTTTTGATTTCTTTGATAAGCTGAAAACAATTTCAAGAGGCTATGCTTCACTGGATTACGATCTGGCGGGCTACCAGGAGTCGGATATGGTAAAGCTGGATGTAATGCTCAATGGGGAGGCTGTGGATGCATTATCCGCCATTGTTCACCGTTCGAAGTCGTATGAGTGGGGTAAAAAACTCTGCGAAAAACTGCGTGAGCTGATCCCGAGACAAATGTTCGAGATCGCGATCCAGGCTGCGATCGGACAAAAGATCATCGCCCGCGAAACGGTGAAAGCCATGCGGAAGGACGTTCTCGCGAAGTGCTACGGTGGTGACATCTCCCGGAAGCGCAAACTCCTTGAAAAACAGAAAAAAGGTAAGAAAAGAATGCGCCAGGTGGGCAGCGTAGAGATTCCGCAGGAAGCATTTATGGCTGTTTTGAAGATCAATTAATCGGCTGACAGGTTTCAGATTTATCTCAAAACCGGGTGCACAATTGGCCTTTTATTGTAATTTTGACTGAAATCTAGTTTTAGACCCAAGAACTAAAATACCTGAACAAGCGATATGGCGGAAGTAATTCGTATGCCGAAAATGAGCGACACCATGGAAGAAGGGGTGATCGCGGAGTGGCACAAAAAAGTAGGTGACAAAATCAAATCCGGAGATATCCTGGCTGACGTTGAAACTGACAAGGCTACGATGGAAATGGAATCTTACTATGACGGTACACTGCTATATATCGGCGTAAAAAATGGTGACTCTGTTCCGGTAGATGGGGTGATGGCAGTGGTTGGAGAAGAGGGTGAAGACTATAATGCGCTCCTTGGCGGCGGTGCCGGCAACGGTGCAGCTCCGAAAGAAGAGTCCAAGGCTGCATCCACTGAGGCAGCTCCTCCCGTGGAAACGGTAACGCCCGAGCAGGAAGCCAAAAATCCGGCCCCTGCCCCGGCAGTAGCGGCAGCAAAACCCGCAGCTTCAACAGAGAAAATCAACGCCACGGTTGTTCGCATGCCGAAAATGAGCGATACCATGGAGGAAGGTACGCTCGTCTCGTGGCAGAAAAAAGTGGGTGACCAGGTAAAATCAGGTGATATCCTGGCCGAAGTCGAAACAGACAAGGCTACGATGGAGCTCGAAGCATATGAAGATGGTACCCTGCTTTATACGGGTATCAAAGAAGGCGAAGCTGTACCTGTTGATGGTATTATCGCTGTCATCGGAGAAGAAGGTGCAAATGTGGAAGCATTACTCGCCCGTGAAAACGGTGAAGCACCTGCGGAGTCAGCAGCTGCTCCTCAGCCATCTGAAAACAAAGAGGCAAGTGCTGACAATGCAGATAAAGCAACTTCGGTAGCAGACTCCGGCGACCGCATCAAAGCGTCGCCCCTCGCCAAACGCCTGGCCGATGAAAAAGGTATCAACCTTAACCAGGTAGCAGGTTCCGGCGATAATGGCCGCATTGTTAAACGCGATGTAGACGAGTTTAAGCCGGCTGCAAAAGCTGCTGCTGCCCCGGCTGCGGAAGCACCTGCACCTGCGGCTCAGAAGTCCGAAGCTGCTGCTCCTGCACCCGCACCAAGCGTACCAGCCACGGGCGACTTTACGGATACGCCGATCAGCCAGATGCGCAAGACCATTGCGCGTCGCCTGAGCGAAAGCTTGTTCACCGCGCCGCATTTCTTTGTAACCATGGAAATTAACATGGACAAAGCGATGGCGTTGCGCCCGCAGCTGAACGAAGTGAGCTCTGCGAAGATCTCTTTCAATGATATGGTGATCAAAGCCTGTGCAGTTGCATTGAAGCAGCACCCTGCTGTAAACTCTGCGTGGCTGGGCGACAAGATCCGCAAATATAATTATGTGAACGTAGGTGTAGCCGTGGCAGTAGACGAAGGTTTGCTGGTTCCGGTAATCCGCGACGCAGACAAGAAAACGCTTTCAGCCATTTCCGGCGAAGTAAAAGACCTGGCCGGCAAAGCCAAAGACAAAAAACTGCAGCCGAAGGATTGGGAAGGAAATACCTTCTCGGTGTCTAACCTGGGCATGTTTGGTGTAGATGAATTTACTGCCATCATTAACCCGCCTGATTCCTGTATCCTCGCTGTCGGCGGCATCAAAAAGGTGGCTGCTTTCAAAGAAGATGGCACGGTTTACCCGGTGAACATCATGAAAGTAACCCTTTCGGCGGACCACCGTGTGGTAGACGGCGCTACGGCTGCCCAGTTCCTGCTCACTGTGAAAAAACTGCTGGAAGAGCCGATGAGCATGCTGGTTTAATGACAACATCAGTGATTACTTAAGATAAAAGTGAACAAAGTGTCAGGTCGAGAGCCTGGCACTTTTGTTTTAAACACACCCAAAAACCAATCGGATATTTATGGCTATTGAAAAAATACACGCAACTACCGTACTGGGCGTACTGCATAACGGAACTGTCTCGCTGGGAGCCGACGGTCAGGCTACGATGGGAAATACGGTTGCGAAAGGAAATGTAAAGAAAGTACGTGCATTGATGGGAGGTAAAATCCTGGCTGGCTTCGCAGGCTCCACGGCGGATGCATTTACCCTGATCGAAAGATTTGAAGAAAAACTGAATGCATACGGCGGCAACATGAAACGGGCGGCCATTGAGCTCGCCAAAGACTGGCGCACCGACCGCTACTTACGCAAACTGGAAGCCATGATGATTACCGCAAGCAAAGACGAACTGCTGGTGATCTCCGGAACCGGCGACGTGCTCGAACCGGAAAACGGCATTGCGGCAATTGGCTCGGGTGGAAATTACGCCCAGTCGGCGGCACAGGCATTGAAAAAACATGCCCCGCATTTATCGGCAGAAGAAATGGTGCGTGAAGGACTTACGGTAGCGGCAGACCTTTGTATTTATACCAATCATAACTTTGTTATTGAGAAAGTAGTTGCCTGAAAAAGGCAATCATTACCTGCAAGCCGGTGCTCATGCACCGGCTTTTTTTATAACTCCCCTATCAGCTTCATCATGCGCACAAGCTCGTCCGTGATGAGCCGGTTGCTTCCGGGCAGGTACTTGTGGGCGATGACAGAAAAGCTCAGAAGCGCCCCGGAGCGTGATGTTACGTAACCCGCATACGCACGGGTACCTTCGATGGAACCACTTTTCACGCGCATATTGCCGGCTGCCCTCGAACCTTTCCCCAGATTCCTGACAGTACCATTAACTCCCAGGATCCCAATGCTTTTATAAAAATCATCAAAGCTCTTTTCTCTGGAAGCCGCATTAAGGATGTCGGTCAGGCTGCTGGTGGTCACAGAACCTGAGGGAGAAAGACCACTTCCGTCCTTGATGTAAAATCCCCTGACATCCGCATTGCGGCCGAGCCAGAATGCGGTCACCGCCTGCGCTGCATGGTCGTAGTCGGAGCTGCCGCCAAGTCGCTTGCCGGCCATTTTGAGAAATGCATCCGCATAAAGATTAATACTCCAGAAGTTGGTCTGCTGGCACAGTTCCCGCAATGGGGGCGACTGATATTCGTCGAGGCTGCGGCGTGTACCAGCGGGCACGCTGCCCGACTTTGGCGTTTCAAGAACAGTAATGCCCGATGTGGTTAATTTTTGCTGCAATGCATATCCGGCATATAATGCGGCTCCGGGCAGGGATCCCTTGACCGTAAATAGCGGAACACCAGCCGGAATCGTACCGGTAAATATGACCGAATTGCTCAGCGGGTTGCCGTAAAAAATCGTTTTATCCCCCGACCCGCGCTCGCCGGTGGTTACCTGGCTGGTCAGTTGCAGGTAGGGAATGTCGGGCTCAATACCGAGAAAAGCAGCAGGATCGCCCGGCTCAGCTCCCGGCCTGAACCTGGCCCGGTACAGGTTTTCATTGATGTTCAGCCCTTCTACCCCTGCGCCATAATAGTTGCCGATATCACCCCAGATCCACGTACTGGCGACCGTAAGACCATCGAAGTAAGATGCATCGGGAATGACCCTGCCGGTAATTACCCGCACACCGGCTTTTTTGACGGCCGCCACCCACCGGTCCAGCAATGCACTGGTACTCAGGTAGCCTTTGAAGCGGTCACTTCCCAGGGAAGGATCGCCGGTGCCGCGGATGTACAGGTTACCCAATAAACTATCCCCTTTGACCTGCCCGTCACTTTCCAGGAAAGTCTGGAAGCGGTAGTCGCCTCCGAATACGGAGAGCACGGTGGCGGTAGAGACCAGTTTGAGGGTAGAGGCTGAGGGAAGCGACTTTTCGGAATTAAACGCAGCTACCGGCTGATTTTCCCTGACCGATTTTACACTCAGTGCAAGGGTACCGCTTCTTAACAGCTCGCTGTTGCCCAGCTCGGCAACAGCGTCTTTTAAGTTGCTGAGCGCTAAGCTGTCCACTACCTGGGCAGGGCATGAGGAGCACAGTAGCAGAAGCGCAAATACCGCCGGTAGTTTCATAAAAAGTTTAGCAGAAATTACAAACCTTTAAAAAATCATTTCGAACCGAATCTAAGAAGTTATAGGCAATGTCAACCTGTTTTTTGATACTTTTGTCCGATATTGGTATCTAAAAGACCACATAGTGATATTGATTTTTCCCGTTGAGAGAAAAATAGTAATATGCATTTTCACCCCTTTTTTGAAGTATGAAATTGACATTCTGGGGAGCCGCCCAGCAGGTGACAGGCAGCATGTTCCTGCTCGAATCGGACGACTACCGTGTGCTGATCGATTGCGGTTCAGACTTTGATCTGGACGAGATCGGCAAGAAGACGAGGTATGAAGAACAGAAAAGCGTTTTTCCATTTGACCCCAGCCTCATCAACACGGTACTTTTAACACATGCCCACATCGACCACTCGGGAAACATCCCGAACCTGTATAAAGAAGGTTTTGAGGGAAGGGTTGTTTGTACAGAACCTACCATGGCGCTGACATCGCTGCTATTGCAGGATGCGGCCAATCTTCACCAGAAGCGCCTGAATGCGCGCACCGGCTCCGGCAAAAAGAAGGGCGGAAAGAAGAAACGGGAAGTACCCATGGACTACTACGTCGAAAAGAACGTAAAGGAAGCCATGGAGAACTTTGTTCCGGTGACTTTCGGGCAGCGGTACCGTATTGCCGATAATATGTCGGTGATCTTCTACCCGGCAGGCCATTTACTGGGCGCTGCGCATATTGTGGTGGAGGTATTTGAAAACGGGGAGAAGAAAAAAATCGGCTTCTCGGGGGATATCGGGCGCGCTAATTACCCGCTACTTACCGACCCGCAGCCGATTCCGCAGGTGGACTACCTGATCTGCGAATCGACTTATGGAAACCGCCTGCATGAGAATACGGTAGCCCCGATGGACGCACTGGCTGACGTGATCAAACGTACCTGCGTGGACATACCGGGCCGGCTGATTATTCCATCTTTCAGTGTGGGCCGTACGCAGGCGCTGCTTTTCACTTTGAATAAAATGTACCTGAAACATGCTTTCCCGTACATCAAGGTGTTTTCAGACAGTCCGCTGGCGCATAGCAGCACCAAGGTTTACCAGCGTTTTGTACGTATGCTGAACAAGGAGGCACGTGATTTCCAGGAGGATAATGACCTGCTTTTTGATTTTGAAAACCTGATTTACCTGGAAAGTCAGGATGCAAGCCGCTCGGTGTCCAACTACAATGAGCCCTGCATTATCATCTCCTCCTCCGGCATGGTTCAGGGAGGGCGCGTGGAGCAGCATGTTGAGGCAAACATCGGTAATCCTTACGCCACGATCCTGATGATCGGCTATGCCTCGGAAGGTACATTGGGATGGCGGCTGCTGCATGGACAGGAGACGATCTCGATCCGTGGAAAGCAATTGCCCGTCTTGGCTAATATTGAAAAAATTGACGTATTTAGCGGCCATGGAGATCAGAACGATCTGATCAGGTTCGTAAAAACGCAGGATCCTGAAAAGCTGAAAGGGCTTTTTCTGGTACATGGAGAGCAACAGAGCATGGCTGAGTTCCAGAGCAAGATTCAACAATTTGGTTATAATACGGTGGAAATACCATTGAGGGGCCGCACCTACGAACTGTAATCCCCATCAACACGGAACTGAACATGAGGACATATCTCGATTTTGAAAAACCTATGGCCGAGCTGGAAAGTAAGCTCGAAGAAATGAAAGCCCTGGCGCAGGAAAACAATGTTGATTTTTCTGGTGCCATTGCTTTGCTGGAAGGCAATATCACGGATCTGCGGAAGGAAATCTTTGAGAACCTTACCCGCTGGCAGCGTGTGCAGCTTTCCCGCCACCCCGACCGGCCTTATACAATGGATTACATCGAGCTGATCTGTGACGAGTTCATTGAGCTGCATGGAGACCGGCAGGTCAGGGATGATCCGGCTATTATCGGCGGTCTGGCTAATCTTGGTGGACAGTCGGTGATGCTCATCGGGCAGCAAAAGGGACGCAATACCAAGCAGCGTCAGCACCGCAACTTCGGGATGCCAAATCCTGAGGGGTACCGCAAAGCCCTGCGTCTGATGAAGCTGGCTGAAAAGTTTAACAAACCGATCGTTACCCTCATCGACACCCCGGGCGCTTTCCCGGGTATGGAGGCTGAGGAGCGCGGACAGGGTGAGGCCATCGCGCGGAACCTGAAAGAAATGTTCATGCTGAAAGTACCCGTGATCTGCATTGTGATCGGTGAAGGAGCTTCGGGAGGTGCGCTGGGCATTGCCATCGGTGATCGCGTGCTGATGCTGGAAAATACGTGGTATTCGGTGATTTCTCCTGAAAACTGCTCGGCAATTCTCTGGCGAAGCTGGGATTACAAGGAGCAGGCGGCAGAAGCCATGAAGATCACAGCCCGCGACATGAAGCGCAACCAGCTGATCGACGGCATTATTTCGGAGCCTCTGGGCGGTGCACACCTCGATCACCAGTGGATGGCAGCCGAGCTGAAAAGGATTATCCTGGAAAATGTGTCCGAGCTCACAGCCATCGAGCCGCAGCAGCGAATCGACGAGCGGATCGAGAAGTTCTGCGCGATGGGTGTTGTGATTGAAGCGTAACGTACTGTCTACTTTCTTACCAAGCTTTGCCGGATGAAGAACGATAAAATCAAAAACATCATTTTTGACCTGGGTGACGTCATTCTGAACATTGATGTACCCCTGGCTTCCCAATCATTCGCAAAGCTCAGCGGTAAGGAGCAGCAGGAGGTACTTGCCATTTTTAAAGAAAAAGAAATTTTCAGGCAGTTTGAAACAGGCTTGCTCGACGAGGCTTCCTTCCGGAATTACATCCGCGAGATCATTCACCTGTCGGACCTTTCCGACGATGCCGTAGATACTGCCTGGAACAGCCTCCTGCTCGACCTCCCGCCTGAGCGTGTTTCGCTCATCCGTAATCTGAGCAAAAGCTACCGCCTGTTCCTGCTCAGCAACACCAGCTCGATCCATATTACGCAGGTCAACAAAATCCTGAAAGCTTCCACGGGCATTGAAAGACTGGAAGACCTTTTTGAAAAAGTATATCTCTCCTACGAAATGGGTCTGATGAAGCCAGATCCGCAGATTTACCAGCAGGTGCTGGATGAAGCAGGTCTGATAGCCGAAGAAACGCTTTTCCTGGACGACAATGCGGATAATATTGCAGGTGCGGCTACCCTGGGGATCGATACAATCCATGTACAAAAACCGTTGACCATCCTGGAATACCTGAAAGACTATGCAGCCTAATTCGCGGACCTACCTGATTCAGGCGCTGCTCTTTGTGGTGACCATTATTACCACAACACTCGCCGGGGCCGAGTGGATGTATGGGAACAAGTTTTTTGCAGACAAACCTCTGGGTTGGAGCGCCTTTACCGATGGGTTCCAGTTTTCCATTCCCTTGCTGGCGGTGCTGACGATTCATGAGTTCGGTCATTATTTTGTAGCCCGGGCTCACCAGGTACGTGTCACACTCCCCTACTACATACCCCTTTGGTTTGGTCTGGCAGAAAGCATT harbors:
- a CDS encoding SDR family oxidoreductase, producing the protein MDLGLKDKVIVVTGGAKGIGEGIVQVLASEGAIPVIVGRNEGDNLKVVEALTSQGLAASHVVAELTDPKASEIAVAAILEQYGRIDGLVNNAGVNDGVGLENGTYDQFIASLHKNVVHYYLMAQHALPALKKSKGSIVNISSKTADTGQGGTSAYAAANGGRNALTREWAVELLKYGIRVNSVIVAECWTPLYEKWIETLPNPKEKLEEIVSKIPLENRMTTAEEIANMTAFLLSEKSSHTTGQLIYVDGGYVHLDRALANS
- a CDS encoding zinc-binding alcohol dehydrogenase family protein, whose product is MKLLSCITPGTFEYQQAEKPVLQKDHTILKIRRIGICGTDLHAFEGTQPFFNYPRTLGHELAGEIVEMDNAPGFSVGEAVTFLPYFHCGECIACRNGKTNCCTSLKVSGVHIDGGMCEYYSVPSHTLVHGDGLSFDELALVEPLAIGAHGVRRAGVQPGEFVLVVGAGPIGLGTMEFARIAGGKVIALDINDSRLDFCRQKLGVEYTVNALSDDVPARLAEITGGDMPTVVIDATGSLRAINTAFAYLAHGARYVLVGLQKGEISFSHPDFHKREATLMSSRNATREDFTHVIACMKKGQVDPKTYITHRVTFGEVKEHFASWLDPANGVIKAMVSLGGA
- the lepA gene encoding translation elongation factor 4, with product MKNIRNFCIIAHIDHGKSTLADRLLEFTKTVTQREMQAQLLDNMDLERERGITIKSHAIQMSYLYKGEEYILNLIDTPGHVDFSYEVSRSIAACEGALLLVDASQGTEAQTISNLYLAINHDLVIIPVLNKIDLPGAMPEEIKDEMVDLLDCKREDIIPASGKEGIGIEDILNAIVERIPAPAGEPDGPLQALIFDSVFNSYRGIEVIFRVKNGSIRKGDKVKFMATGKEYIADEIGTLGLQQIPKQIVECGDVGYLISGIKVAKEVKVGDTVTHTDRPAKDAIVGFSEVKPMVFAGIYPVDTSEFEELREAMEKLQLNDAALVWEPETSAALGFGFRCGFLGMLHMEIVQERLEREFDMTVITTVPSVQFRVINTKDKLLNISAPSEMPEPNLIKIIEEPYINAQIISKAEYIGPILNLCMDKRGILKNQVYLTADRVELQFLIPLAEVVFDFFDKLKTISRGYASLDYDLAGYQESDMVKLDVMLNGEAVDALSAIVHRSKSYEWGKKLCEKLRELIPRQMFEIAIQAAIGQKIIARETVKAMRKDVLAKCYGGDISRKRKLLEKQKKGKKRMRQVGSVEIPQEAFMAVLKIN
- a CDS encoding pyruvate dehydrogenase complex dihydrolipoamide acetyltransferase, encoding MAEVIRMPKMSDTMEEGVIAEWHKKVGDKIKSGDILADVETDKATMEMESYYDGTLLYIGVKNGDSVPVDGVMAVVGEEGEDYNALLGGGAGNGAAPKEESKAASTEAAPPVETVTPEQEAKNPAPAPAVAAAKPAASTEKINATVVRMPKMSDTMEEGTLVSWQKKVGDQVKSGDILAEVETDKATMELEAYEDGTLLYTGIKEGEAVPVDGIIAVIGEEGANVEALLARENGEAPAESAAAPQPSENKEASADNADKATSVADSGDRIKASPLAKRLADEKGINLNQVAGSGDNGRIVKRDVDEFKPAAKAAAAPAAEAPAPAAQKSEAAAPAPAPSVPATGDFTDTPISQMRKTIARRLSESLFTAPHFFVTMEINMDKAMALRPQLNEVSSAKISFNDMVIKACAVALKQHPAVNSAWLGDKIRKYNYVNVGVAVAVDEGLLVPVIRDADKKTLSAISGEVKDLAGKAKDKKLQPKDWEGNTFSVSNLGMFGVDEFTAIINPPDSCILAVGGIKKVAAFKEDGTVYPVNIMKVTLSADHRVVDGATAAQFLLTVKKLLEEPMSMLV
- the hslV gene encoding ATP-dependent protease subunit HslV; this encodes MAIEKIHATTVLGVLHNGTVSLGADGQATMGNTVAKGNVKKVRALMGGKILAGFAGSTADAFTLIERFEEKLNAYGGNMKRAAIELAKDWRTDRYLRKLEAMMITASKDELLVISGTGDVLEPENGIAAIGSGGNYAQSAAQALKKHAPHLSAEEMVREGLTVAADLCIYTNHNFVIEKVVA
- the dacB gene encoding D-alanyl-D-alanine carboxypeptidase/D-alanyl-D-alanine endopeptidase, with translation MKLPAVFALLLLCSSCPAQVVDSLALSNLKDAVAELGNSELLRSGTLALSVKSVRENQPVAAFNSEKSLPSASTLKLVSTATVLSVFGGDYRFQTFLESDGQVKGDSLLGNLYIRGTGDPSLGSDRFKGYLSTSALLDRWVAAVKKAGVRVITGRVIPDASYFDGLTVASTWIWGDIGNYYGAGVEGLNINENLYRARFRPGAEPGDPAAFLGIEPDIPYLQLTSQVTTGERGSGDKTIFYGNPLSNSVIFTGTIPAGVPLFTVKGSLPGAALYAGYALQQKLTTSGITVLETPKSGSVPAGTRRSLDEYQSPPLRELCQQTNFWSINLYADAFLKMAGKRLGGSSDYDHAAQAVTAFWLGRNADVRGFYIKDGSGLSPSGSVTTSSLTDILNAASREKSFDDFYKSIGILGVNGTVRNLGKGSRAAGNMRVKSGSIEGTRAYAGYVTSRSGALLSFSVIAHKYLPGSNRLITDELVRMMKLIGEL
- a CDS encoding MBL fold metallo-hydrolase RNA specificity domain-containing protein, with the translated sequence MKLTFWGAAQQVTGSMFLLESDDYRVLIDCGSDFDLDEIGKKTRYEEQKSVFPFDPSLINTVLLTHAHIDHSGNIPNLYKEGFEGRVVCTEPTMALTSLLLQDAANLHQKRLNARTGSGKKKGGKKKREVPMDYYVEKNVKEAMENFVPVTFGQRYRIADNMSVIFYPAGHLLGAAHIVVEVFENGEKKKIGFSGDIGRANYPLLTDPQPIPQVDYLICESTYGNRLHENTVAPMDALADVIKRTCVDIPGRLIIPSFSVGRTQALLFTLNKMYLKHAFPYIKVFSDSPLAHSSTKVYQRFVRMLNKEARDFQEDNDLLFDFENLIYLESQDASRSVSNYNEPCIIISSSGMVQGGRVEQHVEANIGNPYATILMIGYASEGTLGWRLLHGQETISIRGKQLPVLANIEKIDVFSGHGDQNDLIRFVKTQDPEKLKGLFLVHGEQQSMAEFQSKIQQFGYNTVEIPLRGRTYEL
- a CDS encoding acetyl-CoA carboxylase carboxyltransferase subunit alpha, whose product is MRTYLDFEKPMAELESKLEEMKALAQENNVDFSGAIALLEGNITDLRKEIFENLTRWQRVQLSRHPDRPYTMDYIELICDEFIELHGDRQVRDDPAIIGGLANLGGQSVMLIGQQKGRNTKQRQHRNFGMPNPEGYRKALRLMKLAEKFNKPIVTLIDTPGAFPGMEAEERGQGEAIARNLKEMFMLKVPVICIVIGEGASGGALGIAIGDRVLMLENTWYSVISPENCSAILWRSWDYKEQAAEAMKITARDMKRNQLIDGIISEPLGGAHLDHQWMAAELKRIILENVSELTAIEPQQRIDERIEKFCAMGVVIEA
- a CDS encoding HAD family hydrolase — translated: MKNDKIKNIIFDLGDVILNIDVPLASQSFAKLSGKEQQEVLAIFKEKEIFRQFETGLLDEASFRNYIREIIHLSDLSDDAVDTAWNSLLLDLPPERVSLIRNLSKSYRLFLLSNTSSIHITQVNKILKASTGIERLEDLFEKVYLSYEMGLMKPDPQIYQQVLDEAGLIAEETLFLDDNADNIAGAATLGIDTIHVQKPLTILEYLKDYAA